GACACCGACCTCGCGTGGCTGGCCCACATCTCCGACTGGCAGTCCGAGACCGCGGACCCCGGGGAGTTCCTCGACTCGCTGCGCTTCGAGATCGGCGCGAAGGAGGTCTACGTCTTCACGCCGCACGGCAAGGTGATCGGGTTGCCCGCCGGCGGCACGCCCGTGGACTTCGCCTACGCGGTGCACACGGACGTCGGGCACCGCACGATGGGCGCGAAGGTCAACGGGCGCCTCGTGCCGCTCGAGAACCCGCTCACCACAGGCGACGTCGTCGAGGTCTTCACGTCGAAGAACCCCGACAGCGGTCCCAGCAAGGACTGGCTGGCGTTCGTCAAGAGCGCCCGCGCGCGCAACAAGATCAAGCAGTGGTTCACCAAGGAGCGCCGCGAGGAGGCGATCGAGCAGGGCAAGGACGCGATCGCCCGCGCCATGCGCAAGCAGAACCTCCCGCTGCAGAAGCTCATGAACCAGGACGCGTTCTCCGACGTGGCCCAGAGCATGAAGTACGACGACGTCGCCGCGCTCTACGCGGCCGTCGGCGAGGGGCACGTCTCCACGCAGTCCGTGATCGAGAAGGTGCTCACGTCCATCCAGGGCGACAGCGGCGGGGAGGCGGAGGAGGTCTTCGCCGTCACGCAGCGCTCGCGCGTCTCGCGGAACAGCGACTCGGGCGTGCTGGTGCGCGGGGCCCCCGACATCCTCGTGAAGCTCGCCAAGTGCTGCACGCCCGTCCCCGGTGACGAGATCATCGGGTTCGTGACCCGCGGCGCCGGCGTCTCCGTGCACCAGGCGAACTGCCACAACGTGGACAGCCTGCGCGCGGAGCCGGACCGCATGATCGAGGTCGAGTGGGCCCCCTCGTCGAAGAGCCTCTTCCTCGTCCACATCCAGGTCGAGGCGCTCGACCGCTCCGGCCTGCTCAGCGACGTGACGCGCGTGCTCTCCGAGCACCACGTGAACATCCTCTCGGCATCGGTCTCGACGTCGTCGAACCGTCTCGCGATCAGCCGCTTCGTCTTCGAGATGGGCGACGTGACGCACCTGGATCGCGTGCTCAACGCCGTGCGGCGCATCGACGCCGTGTACGACGTCTACCGCGTCAACGGGGGCTGACCGCCCCGGATCCGCGACCGTCGCCCGCCCCGTCCGACGCCTCCGTCGAGGCGCGACGGGCGAGGGCGTCGAGGCGGGCGAGCGCCCGTCGCTTGTCGGGAAGGGCCCCCGAGGCCGCCAGGTGCTCGCGGGCGCCGGCAGCGGTGACCCCGGGCAGGGCCAGGAGGCCGAGGCAGGCGCTCTCGTGCCGCGGCGTGAGGTCCGCCACGGTGCGGGTGATGTCGCAGAGCGTGCGCAGCGGCGTGGTGACGCGGAGCCCTGCCAGGCCGATCGTGTCGCGCTCGTCGAGGACGACCTCGCGGATCCGGACGTGGCGTAGGGCCGGCGGATGGCACCGCGCCACCGTGTCGACGCAGTACTCGTGGGTGCGCGGCGGGGTGCGGATGGCGCCGTGCACCCACGCCGCGGTCATGCGCTCGGCGATGAGCCGCGAGGGGACCTGCGCGGCCAGCGCCGCAGCGCGGAGCCACGGCGAGGCCAGCTCGTCGACGGGGGAGTAGCAGGCGTCGACCTCGTACACCTCGCCGTCGAGGCGGGCGGAGCAGAGCTCGGCGAGCGGGAGGTCGAGGACCGACAGGACGGGGGCGAGGCGCGGGGACATGGGCGCACCATGCCATCGCGCGGGCCGGGACGGACGACGGCCCGGGATGCTGTGGAGGATCCCGGGCCGTCGTGGTCGTGCGGAGGAGCGGCCGGCTAGGAGCCGAGCGCGTCCAGCCAGACGCGGCGGGCGGCGAGCGCCTCCTCCGCGTCCTTGATGCGGCGGGCGTCGCCGTCGGCCTGGGCCGCGTCGAGCTCCCGCTGCAGCTTGTCGATGGCCGCGCCGAGCTGCGAGGCGAGGCCCTCGGAGCGGGCCTTCGTCTCCGGGTTGTTCTTGCGCCAGAACTCCTCGTCGAGCGTGCGGACGTGCGTCTCCACCTTGCGCAGTCGGTCCTCGACGGTCTTGACGCTGTCGCGGGGGACGCGGCCGATCGCGTCCCAGCGGAGCTGGATCGCCGTCAGCCTGTCCCGCGCCGCGGTGCGCTCGGTGATCTGGAGGACGGGCTCGGCCTCGTCGAGGAGGGCGAGCTTCGCCTGCAGGTTGGCCTGCTGCTCCTCGTCGTCCGCCGCGTCGACCTCGGCCTTGGCGCCGTAGAGCACGTCGCCCGCGGCCTTGAACTGCGCCCACAGCGCGTCGTCGTAGCGCTTGCCGGCGCGGCCGGCGAGCTTCCACTCGTCGAGGAGACGGCGGTAGGCGGGGATGCCGCCGACGCCCTGCGGCTCGAGCGCGCGCGCCTGCTCGACGATGGCCTGCTTCTTCGAGCGGGCGTCCTTGTGCGCGTTGTCGAGCTCGGCGAAGAAGGCCTTGCGCTCGGTGTCGATGGTGGAGCGCGCCGTGCGGAAGCGCTTCCAGAGCTCGTTGGCCTCGTTCTTCGGCAGGCGCGGGCCGGTCTGCTGGTGCTGCTGCCACCGGCCGAACAGGGCGTCGACCTCGGCGGTCAGCTGCTTCCACTGGACCTTCGAGAAGTCCTGGCTCGCCAGGCGCTCGGTCTCCTCGACGATGGCGGTGCGCTCGGCGATGGCGCCCTGCACGACCTGCCGCTGCTCCTCGCCCTGCTTCTCGGTGAGCTCGCCGACGGTGGCGGCCAGGACGTCCAGGCGGGCGCGGAGCGCGGCGAGGTCGCCGACCGCGTTGGCGCCGTCGACGGCCTGGATGAGGTGGGCGACGGCCTTGGAGATGTCGGTCGCGGGAGCGCCGCGCTTGGCGCGCTGCTCCAGGAGCGTGACCTGCCCGGCGAGGTCGGTGTACTTGCGCTGGAAGTAGGCGAGGGCCTCCTCGGGAGTCCCGTCGGGGTACTGCCCCACGGCGCGCTCGCCGTCGCCCTCGCGCAGGAAGACGGTGCCCGTCTCGTCGACGCGGCCCCAGGGGGTCTGATCGTTGTCAGCCACGGATTCCACCTTGTTCGTAGGACCGGACGGACCGGTGCGGAGACGTGCACGTCAGCCTAGAGCACCGCTCGCGGACGGGATCGCCCGGGAGCCGGTGCAGGCCGCCGTACCGATCATGCCCCAGCGGCGGTCCGACCGACGCGGTCGCGGGCGGAACGGACCTCCGCTCGCAGGCGCTCGTGAGGACCGGCGGTCGGGCCGAGGGGTCAGGGGGCGGGGCTGGGAGCCGGCGTCGTCGGGTCCGGCTCGGGGGCGGGCGCCGGGGACGACGACGGCGCGGGAGCCGGCGCGCCCGGCCCGGACTCGTACGTGACCTGCGCCCCCACGGCCAGCGCCGCGACGAGGACCAGCCCGACGACCGCGGCGACGTCGTCGCGCCGACGACGACGGATCAGGCGCGCGTGCATCTCCTGCCGCGCCGCGTGGCGGCGGATGCGGGCCTGCGCCTCGCGGGCTGCGCGGTCGTTCCTGGGCACCACGGCGTCCTCCTGTCCCCGCCCGAGGAGGCGGTACGGGAACCGTAGCCGGTCGCGCCTACCATCGAGATCATGACCGACACCCGACCGGGCCTCCGCTCGGGGGCCACGCCCCTGGCCGTCCGGATGCGTCCCCGGAGCCTCGACGAGGTCACGGGCCAGCGCCACCTGCTCACGCCCGGGTCGCCGCTCGTGAGCCTCGCCTCGGACGTCGCGGGGGAGCAGGGCTCGGTCTCGATCATCCTGTGGGGTCCTCCCGGCACCGGGAAGACGACGCTCGCGCAGGCCATCGCGCACGGCTCGAGCCGCCGGTTCGTCGAGCTGTCCGCGGTGACGGCCGGGGTGCGCGACGTCCGCCAGGTGATGGAGAAGGCGCTGAGCGACCGGGACCTCTTCGGCGTCTCGACCGTGCTCTTCCTCGACGAGATCCACCGCTTCACGAAGGCGCAGCAGGACGCGCTGCTGCCGGGCGTCGAGAACGGCTGGGTGATCCTGATCGCGGCCACCACGGAGAACCCGTCCTTCTCGGTGATCTCGCCGCTGCTGTCGCGCAGCCTCCTGCTGACGCTCGAGCAGCTCGACGACGACGACCTCGGCGTGCTCGTGGACCGCGCGGTGGCCGACGCGCGCGGGCTCGGCGGGCGGTTCGCGCTCGACGACGACGCGCGGGCGATGATCATCCGGCTCGCCTCGGGCGACGCCCGGCGCGCCCTCACGGCGCTGGAGGCGGCGGCGGTCTCGGCCCAGGCCGACGCGTCGGGCAGGGCGCGCGCGGAGGAGGAGGCAGCCGAGGACGCGGACGATGACGACG
The nucleotide sequence above comes from Clavibacter sp. B3I6. Encoded proteins:
- a CDS encoding replication-associated recombination protein A, giving the protein MTDTRPGLRSGATPLAVRMRPRSLDEVTGQRHLLTPGSPLVSLASDVAGEQGSVSIILWGPPGTGKTTLAQAIAHGSSRRFVELSAVTAGVRDVRQVMEKALSDRDLFGVSTVLFLDEIHRFTKAQQDALLPGVENGWVILIAATTENPSFSVISPLLSRSLLLTLEQLDDDDLGVLVDRAVADARGLGGRFALDDDARAMIIRLASGDARRALTALEAAAVSAQADASGRARAEEEAAEDADDDDDHEKDGDERDAPDADPAPIPISTEQVALAVDRALLRYDRNGDEHYDVISAFIKSIRGSDVDAALHYLARMIEAGEDPRFIARRIIVSASEDIGLADPQALVVAVAAADAVQLIGMPEGRIPLAQAVVHLATAPKSNASYLGIDQAIADVRAGAFGRVPLHLRDAHYPGAKRLGHGEGYRYPHDADIGVVRQQYLPDELDGRTYYSPTQHGHERDLSARLEKLRRIVRGG
- a CDS encoding dioxygenase yields the protein MPRNDRAAREAQARIRRHAARQEMHARLIRRRRRDDVAAVVGLVLVAALAVGAQVTYESGPGAPAPAPSSSPAPAPEPDPTTPAPSPAP
- a CDS encoding DUF349 domain-containing protein; the encoded protein is MADNDQTPWGRVDETGTVFLREGDGERAVGQYPDGTPEEALAYFQRKYTDLAGQVTLLEQRAKRGAPATDISKAVAHLIQAVDGANAVGDLAALRARLDVLAATVGELTEKQGEEQRQVVQGAIAERTAIVEETERLASQDFSKVQWKQLTAEVDALFGRWQQHQQTGPRLPKNEANELWKRFRTARSTIDTERKAFFAELDNAHKDARSKKQAIVEQARALEPQGVGGIPAYRRLLDEWKLAGRAGKRYDDALWAQFKAAGDVLYGAKAEVDAADDEEQQANLQAKLALLDEAEPVLQITERTAARDRLTAIQLRWDAIGRVPRDSVKTVEDRLRKVETHVRTLDEEFWRKNNPETKARSEGLASQLGAAIDKLQRELDAAQADGDARRIKDAEEALAARRVWLDALGS